A window from Roseburia sp. 499 encodes these proteins:
- a CDS encoding type IV pilus twitching motility protein PilT: MNVIDLLKKAVAEHASDIFIVAGLPASYRANNVIINEEGERLKPLETEEYLRQIYELASHRDMSKLLSHGDDDFSFAVTGLSRFRVSAYKQRGTLSAVVRVITFDLPNPADIGIPQRIIDFGALPKGMVLVTGPAGSGKSTTLACIVDAINQNYSRHVITLEDPIEYLHSHGRSIISQREINVDTENYVTALRASLRQSPDVILLGEMRDYETIDVAMTAAETGHLILSTLHTIGAANTIDRIIDVFPANQQRQIAVQLSMVLQAIISQQLVPGIDGKVIPVFEIMTVTPAIRNMIRDNKVPQIDGIVYSSNKEDMVSMDANLLKLYQQGRITAETALAYASNQEMLKKRM; this comes from the coding sequence ATGAATGTGATTGATTTATTGAAAAAAGCTGTTGCGGAGCATGCGTCTGACATTTTCATTGTTGCAGGATTACCGGCGTCTTATCGCGCCAATAACGTAATCATAAATGAAGAGGGGGAACGGTTGAAACCGCTGGAAACAGAAGAGTATCTACGTCAGATTTATGAGCTTGCTTCCCATAGGGATATGTCTAAGCTGCTTAGTCATGGTGATGATGACTTTTCGTTTGCGGTAACGGGGCTTTCACGTTTTCGTGTCAGTGCCTATAAACAGCGTGGTACGTTGTCGGCAGTAGTGCGTGTTATCACCTTTGATTTGCCGAATCCGGCAGATATTGGAATTCCACAACGTATTATTGATTTTGGCGCATTGCCAAAGGGAATGGTTTTGGTGACCGGACCTGCGGGAAGCGGAAAATCAACAACGCTTGCCTGCATCGTGGATGCAATTAATCAGAATTACAGCAGACATGTAATTACTTTAGAGGATCCTATTGAGTATCTTCACAGTCATGGAAGAAGTATTATAAGTCAGCGTGAAATTAATGTCGATACAGAGAACTATGTGACAGCCTTACGCGCATCCCTACGCCAAAGTCCTGATGTTATTTTGCTGGGAGAAATGCGCGATTATGAGACAATAGATGTTGCCATGACGGCAGCAGAAACCGGACATCTGATTCTTTCCACACTTCATACGATTGGAGCAGCAAATACGATTGACCGAATTATTGATGTATTTCCTGCTAACCAGCAGAGACAGATTGCAGTACAGCTCTCCATGGTACTACAGGCAATCATTTCCCAACAACTTGTGCCGGGGATAGACGGAAAGGTTATTCCTGTATTTGAGATTATGACTGTAACACCAGCCATCCGGAATATGATTCGTGACAACAAGGTGCCGCAGATTGATGGAATAGTCTATTCTTCCAACAAGGAAGATATGGTTTCGATGGATGCGAATCTGCTAAAATTGTATCAGCAGGGGCGTATTACTGCGGAGACAGCACTTGCCTACGCATCCAATCAGGAAATGTTAAAGAAACGTATGTAA
- a CDS encoding type IV pilus modification PilV family protein has protein sequence MNRKQAKRSSIFLLELMIAILFFGLASAVCIRLFVKSHTISLETQNLNMALNQVSSVAEVFRSGTDMKEFLEREFPDYEEKSENLLFLVYYNEDWEPCREKEAGFCLYIEFHESGSETTGHFSMKNMDTDAEIYAVSLEKFTGEAMQ, from the coding sequence ATGAATCGGAAACAAGCGAAACGCTCCAGTATTTTCCTTTTGGAGCTTATGATAGCAATTTTGTTTTTTGGTCTGGCTTCTGCGGTATGTATACGTCTTTTTGTGAAATCTCATACAATCAGTCTGGAGACACAGAATCTTAATATGGCGCTGAATCAAGTGTCTTCAGTGGCAGAGGTATTTCGGTCAGGAACAGATATGAAGGAGTTTTTGGAAAGAGAGTTTCCTGATTATGAAGAAAAATCCGAGAATCTCCTTTTTTTGGTATATTATAATGAAGATTGGGAGCCTTGTCGGGAAAAAGAAGCCGGCTTCTGTTTGTACATTGAGTTTCATGAGAGTGGTTCAGAGACTACTGGTCACTTTTCTATGAAAAACATGGATACGGATGCAGAGATTTATGCAGTAAGTTTGGAAAAATTTACGGGGGAGGCGATGCAATGA
- a CDS encoding DUF4860 domain-containing protein → MNFHSNRKHVIDMIFPFSLFFVFAVSALLVTLLAANIYQGTTTRGEDNYESRTVLSYVTEKIHQGDERGGVSLGTFDGHDSIIIWQAYGEQNYQTYIYEDEGVLRELFIQEGVPANAADGTEIMEVHDFQMEQLQSGLLRFSCTSEDGEEMSTIVSVLSE, encoded by the coding sequence ATGAACTTTCATTCAAATAGAAAACATGTAATAGATATGATTTTCCCCTTTTCCCTTTTTTTTGTGTTTGCAGTTTCAGCTCTTTTGGTGACTCTGCTGGCTGCTAATATTTATCAGGGTACCACAACCAGAGGAGAGGATAATTACGAAAGCCGGACAGTGCTGTCTTATGTGACGGAGAAGATTCATCAGGGAGATGAGAGGGGCGGAGTATCGTTGGGAACTTTTGATGGGCATGACAGCATTATCATTTGGCAGGCCTATGGAGAACAGAACTATCAGACCTATATCTATGAGGATGAAGGTGTTCTAAGAGAACTGTTTATTCAGGAAGGAGTACCTGCTAATGCGGCCGACGGCACAGAGATTATGGAGGTTCATGATTTTCAAATGGAGCAGTTGCAGTCGGGATTGTTGCGGTTTTCTTGCACCTCTGAGGATGGGGAAGAGATGAGTACCATTGTATCGGTGTTGAGCGAATAA